The following proteins come from a genomic window of Malus domestica chromosome 02, GDT2T_hap1:
- the LOC103409533 gene encoding rust resistance kinase Lr10-like, with the protein MQQQQLNISWVRIFSITLLTLLGTTQNASACEKSKCGDHGEAIHILFRRGHPCSPTSDCHANEADYGQEHRAVVVKFLVKRIDYKHQEVQVYHPRKCLLLKPLEVDNINMSLPASQFYFQESMPSNATLFHCPVERELDGAKVPCISGPGYRVYAIESSYETMYYPLLESCTKMYDVLSIPQMYYYYSEVPNLKWKKPNCRECEAEGNKCRIKYNHTNTEIQCVRLSKPSVTWKFAAVGTTLGSFVVLLLLVVAAYRVYRSNRKEKESQLKIEKFLEDYNAQKPSRYSYADIKRITNQFQDKLGQGAYGTVFKGKLSSECFVAVKVLNSSNGNGEDFIREVGMMGSIHHVNVVRLVGFCADGFNRALVYEFFANGSLHDFISSADNNNRFLGWDKLQDIALAVAKGIYYLHQECEQRILHFDIKPHNVLLDDNFTPKISDFGLAKLCSKDQSIVSMTTARGTMGYIAPEVFSRNFGNVSYKSDVYSFGMLLLEMVGGRKNIDSTSAIPTEIYYPEWIYNLLEEGDDLRIHLGEEGDGKTPKKLAIVGLWCIQWHPAGRPSMKEVVQMLEGGENLTMPPNPFASTGPARTNATTPARNLNIQLEAIAELE; encoded by the exons ATGCAGCAGCAACAGCTCAATATCTCTTGGGTTCGCATATTCTCAATTACTTTGTTAACATTGCTCGGAACAACCCAGAATGCCTCTGCTTGTGAAAAATCCAAATGCGGGGATCATGGCGAGGCCATCCATATTCTGTTTCGCCGTGGACATCCCTGTAGTCCGACATCTGATTGCCATGCGAATGAGGCTGACTACGGACAGGAGCACCGAGCGGTAGTGGTGAAATTCTTGGTGAAGCGCATAGATTACAAGCATCAGGAAGTCCAAGTCTATCACCCGCGTAAATGCCTGCTGTTAAAGCCTTTAGAAGTTGATAACATCAACATGTCATTGCCAGCCTCTCAATTCTACTTCCAAGAATCCATGCCTTCCAACGCTACCTTATTCCACTGTCCTGTTGAAAGAGAGTTAGACGGTGCTAAAGTCCCCTGCATTAGTGGCCCTGGCTACAGAGTTTATGCCATTGAATCTTCCTACGAAACTATGTACTATCCGCTCCTAGAGTCGTGTACAAAGATGTACGATGTTTTGTCGATTCCACAGATGTACTATTATTATAGTGAGGTTCCTAATTTGAAATGGAAGAAACCAAATTGTAGAGAGTGTGAGGCAGAGGGCAACAAGTGTAGAATCAAGTACAACCACACCAACACTGAAATTCAATGTGTTCGCTTGAGCAAACCTA GTGTAACATGGAAATTTGCCGCCGTAG GTACAACCCTGGGATCATTTGTTGTATTACTTCTGCTGGTCGTTGCAGCCTATCGTGTCTATAGGTCTAAtcgaaaagaaaaggagagtcaattgaagattgaaaagTTTTTAGAAGATTACAACGCTCAGAAACCAAGCAGGTATTCCTATGCAGATATTAAGAGGATCACAAACCAATTCCAGGACAAGTTAGGCCAAGGAGCCTATGGAACTGTTTTCAAAGGAAAACTTTCTTCTGAATGCTTTGTTGCTGTAAAAGTTCTCAATAGTTCCAACGGAAATGGGGAAGATTTCATAAGGGAAGTTGGAATGATGGGAAGTATCCACCATGTCAACGTGGTTCGTTTGGTTGGTTTCTGTGCTGATGGGTTTAACAGAGCTCTCGTTTATGAGTTCTTCGCCAATGGTTCACTGCACGATTTCATTTCATCGGCAGACAATAACAATCGTTTCCTTGGTTGGGACAAGTTGCAAGATATTGCTCTTGCTGTAGCCAAGGGAATTTATTATCTTCATCAGGAATGTGAGCAACGAATCCTCCATTTCGACATCAAGCCTCATAATGTTTTATTAGACGACAATTTCACTCCAAAAATTTCTGATTTTGGTTTGGCCAAGTTGTGTTCTAAGGATCAAAGCATAGTGTCCATGACTACAGCTAGAGGGACTATGGGCTACATTGCACCTGAAGTGTTCTCCAGGAACTTTGGAAATGTGTCCTATAAGTCGGACGTCTATAGTTTTGGAATGCTGCTGCTTGAGATGGTAGGGGGAAGGAAGAATATTGATTCAACCTCAGCAATCCCAACTGAAATTTACTATCCAGAATGGATCTATAATCTCCTAGAAGAAGGAGACGACCTACGAATCCATCTTGGGGAGGAAGGAGATGGTAAAACTCCAAAGAAACTCGCAATTGTAGGGCTCTGGTGCATCCAGTGGCATCCAGCGGGTCGTCCTTCCATGAAAGAAGTTGTTCAAATGCTGGAAGGAGGAGAAAACTTAACCATGCCTCCCAATCCTTTTGCATCTACAGGTCCTGCACGAACAAATGCAACTACACCTGCAAGAAATCTAAACATTCAGTTAGAAGCTATTGCTGAATTAGAGTAA